The window ACGGAGGCGGATCTCCGTAGCCGCCTGACCTTCGGACGCCGGCCCACCGACTCCACCGACCCTGGCGGCTTGCCCACCACCGGGCCCTCGGAGACCGGCGACCTGCCCGGCAGCCCCGAGACACCCGGCGAAACCGGCGGAACCACCACCCGCCGGACCTGGGCAGACCGGGCGCGCGGCTATCTGAGCCTCGTCCTCACCCTGCTCCCACGGCCGCGCCCCGCGCACACCACCATCACGGTGTACATCGCGACCAGCGAGCCCCTCAGCGAGCGGCCGGACGGCTCGGCTCCGTATCGCCGGCACGGTCAGAACCACCGAGGGCCGGAACCGGACGCCGCGCCCTGACCACCACGGCGTACAGCAGCAGCGCGGGGACGAGCCCCGCCCCCGCGCCGAAGCACACCGTCGGAATGATCTCCCACGGCTTCGCGGCCGATCCCCAGTAGGCCCACCACCCCGCCGCCCGCTGCACCGCACCCACCAGCGGGAAACCGCCGATCACGGCACCGGCCGCCCAACGGTCCCGCACCGCCAGCACCGGGACCCCCACCGGCTCACCCACCGGCATCCGCCGCAGCGCGCGCACCACGAACACGGCGATCACCACCGCGGCCACCGCAGAACCGCCGTACTGCAGGTACCAGTACAGCGGCGAGCCCGCCACCTCACGGCCCAGCACCGGGAACAGCCGCATCCCCCACCGGTCGAGATGCGTGAACGCGTCCCACACGACGTGCGTCAGCGCACCGAGCACGGCAGACACGTACCAACGCACCACCAGGGAGGGCGTCACCCGCGCGCGTGGCGCCCCGCATCGCACCAGGGCCGCCACCCGCCCCTGCCGGGCCCGCGGCAGCAACGCCACCAGCGGCTCGCGCATCAGCAGCCACAGCCCCACCAGCGCCCAGGCGATGAGCACATCGACCGTGAACACCCCGGGGAACGCGTGCGTGACGTCACCGAACTCCATCGCCCCGGACTGCACACTCGCCGCGTAGTAGGTCATGTCGGGCGCGAAGGACCCCGCCACGAGGACCGACGGCACCAGTCGGCCCCGGCCGGTCCCGTCGGTGCGTACGGCGGGCAGTACGGCTGCCGCGTGGCTCAGCGTGAACGGCAACTCTGCTCCAAGTGACGGTCGTTGCGGGAGGATCGGACGGCCCAGTATGCGGGAAGCCGAACACCGGACGCCCGTCACGCCCGCCACATGACCAACCGGTGAAAATCGGGCACGAACGGGTGCCCGAGCAAAGGAAGTTGCCGTAGGGTCGCCAGGGTCACCGTGCCGGGGGCGAGAGACAGGCGCGTCGGAGGGCAACCACTGGGGCCGGTCGATCGTCACAACAGAGCGAACGCAACAGAAGAACGCGAACGCAACAGAAGTGCGCGACAGACAGAGACGGGCGCCGGTGCGTCCACGGGAGGGGTTCACTCTATGGCGGCGCAATTCGGCAGGAGGCTGCGCAAGGGGGCGGCTACCACCGCCGTGGCCGCGGTAGCGGTCGCGGCACTGTCCGCCTCCCAGGCTCCGGGCGTGAACGACCACGGCAGACAGACCGCGGCGGACGCCACGCCCTCACCCGACGCGAGTGCCTCCGAGAGCAGTGCCACCGGCAACTCGCCGTACTACACGGACCTGCCGCCGCTCAAGAGCCCCAACCCGTCCCCGAGCACCGGCACCGGCCCCGTGACCCCCGGAACCAGCGAGGCGGGCATCCCCGCGACCGTCCTCGACGCCTACAAGAAGGCCGAGACCGCGCTGAACGAGGCCAAGCCGGGCTGCAACCTGCCCTGGCAACTCCTCGCCGCCATCGGCAAGGTGGAGTCGGGCCAGGCCCGCGGCGGCCGCGTCGACGCCGACGGCACGACGACCTCGCCCATCCTCGGCCCCCAGCTCGACGGCAACGGCTTCGCCCTCATCCGGGACACCGACGACGGCGCCTACGACGGCAACAGCTCCTACGACCAGGCCGTCGGCCCCATGCAGTTCATCCCGTCCACCTGGCAGTGGGCCGGCCGCGACGGCAACGCCGACGGCAAGAAGGACCCCAACAACATCTACGACGCGGCGCTCGCCGCCGGGCACTACCTGTGCCGCTTCGACTGGGACCTGTCCGACCAGGACGACCTCGACCGCGCGATCCTCAGCTACAACAACTCGCGGGAGTACCTGAACCTGGTCATGCGCTGGGTGGAGTACTACCGCAAGGGCACGCACGAGATCCCCGACGGCACCGGCACACTGCCCGACAACCGCAGCGACGACGGAGCCGGGACGAGCCCTTCGCCCTCCACACCGAGCACGCCGACGACCCCGAGCAATCCGACCACGCCGGCTCCGGGCAACTCGAAGCCCAAGCCCGACCCCAGGCCCAGCCCGCCCGAGAAGCCCGGCGGCGGCGCGACGACCCCGAAGCCGCCGACCGACCCCGGCGGCACCCCGACCCCGCCGCCCTCGACGCCTCCCACGAACACCGACACGGTGGACCACCTGGAGGACGCCGGAACCGCCAAGCTCACCGCCATGGCCGGGGACGCGTTCACCAAGCGGATCAGCACCCGCGCCGAGACGAAGGCCGGCAAGGCCGTCGCCAAGGTCAGGGTCCGCTTCACGATCATCGGCAGCACGGACACCACCTTCACCGGCGGCGAGAACGTGGCCACGGTCGCCACCAACAGCTCCGGCGTCGCCGTCGCTCCCGCTCTCCAAGCGGGGGAGAAGACGGGTGAGGTCACCGTCCGCGCCACCGTCGTGGGCCGCACGGTCGCCGGCCTCGACTACAAGGCCACCGTCACCGAACGCGCCGCCGACGCCCTCGCCCGCACCGGTGACGCCGCGCTGACCTGCGCCCCGGGCGGCGAGTTCGCGAACCAGGTCGAGGTGAAGGCCACGTACAAGGGCGCCGTCGCCGACGGCGTCGCGGCCACCGCCACACTGATCAAGTCGGCGGACGACCCGACCGCCACCGACAAGGGCCCCTACTTCAAGGACGCCGACGGCAAGGCCGTACGCACCCTGAAGGCCCTGAAGACGGACTCGAAGGGCCTGCTGAAGCTGCCGAAGCTGTACGCGGACGACACCACCGGCACGTTCCTGCTCCGCATCAACACCGCGGGCGGTGCGACGCTCACCGTCGAACTGACCGTGGCGGCGGCCGAGACGTCCTCGCCAAGCCCGTCCACGAGCCCCGACGCGTAGCTCTCAGGTACTACGGACGACGCCCCTCTTACAGGAGGGGCGTCGTTGTGTGTGCAACGTGTTCTCATCTCTGCCTCGCGTTGCTACGGTGCGGACAAACCTGACGGTGTATCAGCTCAACCGTGGGGAGGCCCCCGTATGCGCACCCTCGTCGCCGCCGCCACCGGCCTCGCCCTCGCGTTCGCCGTGGTCCTGACGCTGACCGCCCTCGGCACCCCCTCGGGCGGGACGTCCCCGAAGCCGCTGCTGACGACGGTGCCCGCACACCCCTGACCGCCCGCCCGGGACGGAGGCCGAGATGCGCCGCAAGGCCGCTCTGATCCTGCTCGCCCTCGCCGTGTTCTGCACGGCACTGTCCCCGCTGCTGCGCTGGTACGCCTTCCCGCGCCTCGCCAAGGTCCCAGCGAACCAGTACCAGGACATGGTCCTGGAGGCCCGCGATGCCACCCTCCTGGACTACGGCACCATGCGGGCGAAGAAGGTCCCCAAGGTCACCATCGTGCAGACCCTCAAGGGCAACGTGGAGGCCTCCGAGCGGATCGAGGAGTCGGCGGGCCGGGACGTCGTCGTCTGGGACGGCCTGTCCTACGTCGTCGGCCCCGACGGCGAGATGGTGTCGAAGATCCCCGAGCGCTACATCTTCGACGCCCACACCCAGGAGCCCGTCCACGCCACCGGCGAATCGGTCGACGGCGACCCGGTGCGCCGCGAGGGCATCGAGTTCAAATGGCCCTTCCTCACGGAGAAACGGGCCTACCAGTACTTCGACGCCCAGGCCCGCGTCACCGCCCCCATCCACTACCAGGACACCCGCACCTTCCGCGGCCTGGAGGTCTACTACTTCGAGCAGACCATCCCCTGGACCAAGGTGAAGATCCCGAAGACGCTGCCCGTGGAGGGCCTCACCCCCGAGTCGGTCGCCCAGACCGGCACCACCCGCTGGTACACCACGGTCCGCAAGTTCTGGGTCGAGCCCCTCACCGGCGCCCCCGTCTACGGCGAGGAGATCCACAAGGAGGAACTGCGCGGCGGCTCCCTCCTCGGCGACCGCGAGAAGGTCACCGCGTTCGCCGGCCACGTGAAGATGCGCGAGGACTACATCACGCACACGGTCGACCTGGTCAAGTCCCAGCGCCTGCTCATCCTGCTGATGACGTCGTACCTGCCCTGGGGCTTCCTCACCCTCGGCGTCCTCCTGCTGGCCCTCGCGCTGTACCTGGAGGCCCGCGGCCGCCGCCCCTCCGGCTCGGTCCCGAGAGCGTCGGAGGAACCGTCGCAGGTCAGCGCCTGAGCCGGGCGTTGGTGTACCGGGTCGGCTCGGCACCCGCCGGGTCCTCGGGCCACGGATGCTTCGGATACCGCCCGCGCAACTCCGCCCGTACGCCCTTGTAGCCGTCCCGCCAGAACGAGGCGAGGTCGGCGGTGACGGCGGCCGGCCGCCCGGCCGGGGACAGCAGATGCACGAGCAGCGGCACCCCCGCGACCCGGGGCGACTCCTGCAGCCCGAACATCTCCTGCAACTTCACCGCGAGCACGGGCTGCTCGGGCCGGGAGTAGTCGACACGGACCCTCGACCCGCTCGGCACGGTCATCCGCTCCGGGGCCAGCTCGTCGAGTCGCCCGGCCTCCCCGGAGGCCCAGGGCAGCAGCCGGGCGAGCGCCTGACCGGCATCGATCCGCGCCAGATCGGCCCGCTTCCGTGCCCGGCTCAGCTCCGGCTCCAGCCACTCGTCCACGCGCGCGTGAAGCGCGTCGTCGCAGACATCGGGCCAGGGCTCACCGAGGTGCAGCCGCAGAAAGGCGAGCCGCTGCCGCAGGACCTCGGCATCCGCCGACCACCGCAGCAACCCGAGCCCTTCCCGCCGCAGCCCGTCCAGCAGCGCACCGCGTACGAGCCCGGGATCGGCGTCCTTCAGCGGCCGCACCGTCAACTCCACGGCCCCCAGCCGCTCCACCCTCCGCGCCACGACGTCCCCACCGTCCCAGCACACCTCGTCCCGCTCGTCCAGCAGCGCCCCCGCCGCGAGCCGGGCGATCCCCTCGTCGATCACGGCCCCCGACCGCACGCGCGCGTGCCCCTTGCCGACGGGCCGGTCCGCCACGGCGACGGCGACCCAGTCCGCCCCTCGCAGCGCGCTGCCCTCGCCCATCTCGGCCCGGGTCCCGGACACCATGAGGCACGACCCACCGTCGACCCTGGCGACCCGCTCGGGAAAGGCGAGAGCGGCGACGAGCCCGACCTGGCGGTCTTCGGCGGCATCCGTCCATGCCTGGGCCTCGTCCTCTGCCCCTACCTCTGCCTCTGATCTCCGGCGAAGGAAAACGCGGCAGACGCGCATCCTCGGCCTCCGCCCAGCAGCGGTACACCGCCCCCGGCGCCTCACGCCCGGCCCGCCCCGCCCGCTGCCGCCCGGCAGCCTGCGACGCCCGTACCGTCGTCAGCGCGCTCAACCCGCGCGCGTGGTCGACCCGCGGCTCGCGCGCCAGCCCCGAGTCCACGACGACCCGCACACCCGGCACCGTCAACGACGACTCCGCCACCGACGTGGCCAGCACGACCCGCCGCCGGTCACCGGGGGCGAGCACCGCGTCCTGCACCGCGGCCGGTGCCCGCCCGTGCACCTGGAGCACATCAGTGCCCCCAAGATCCCCGAGCTGCCCGGCCACCCGGGCGATCTCGCCCACGCCCGGCAGAAAACACAGCACGTCCCCGTCCCGCTCGGCCAGCGCCCGCCGTACCACCGACGCCACATGCGTCAGCAGCGCCGGATCGACACGCATCCCGTGCGGCGGCCGTACGGGCCGCGCCGGTGGCGCCCACACCGCCTCCACCGGATACGCCGCGCCCCGGGCCTCCACCACGGGCGCCCCGCCCAGCAACTCCGCCCACCCCTGCGCGTCGGTCGTCGCCGAGGCGGCCACCAGCCGCAGCTCGGGCCTCAGGGTCTGCCGCACGTCCCACAGGAACGCCGCCGCCGTGTCCGCGTCCAGATGACGCTCGTGGCACTCGTCGAGCACCACCACGTCGACACCGGTCAGCTCCTGGTCCCGCTGCAACCGCTGCACCAGCACACCGGTCGTGACGACCTCCACGCGCGTGTGCCGCCCGACGACCCGCTCCCCGCGCACGGTGTAGCCGATGCTCCCGCCGGGCTTCTCACCCAGCAGCCACGCCATCCGCCGCGCCGCCGCCCGGGCCGCGATCCGCCGCGGCTCGGCCACGACCACCCGCCGCTCGGTGCCTTCCCCGAGCAGTCCCGCGAGGGCCAGCGGCACCAGGGTCGTCTTGCCGGTGCCGGGCGGCGCCACGAGGACGGCGGTGCCGTGCCCCTCCAGAGCGTCGTCCAGGGCGGGCAGGGCACCACGTACGGGCAGGGCGTCCAGAGCGTCGTAGCGGATCACGCACTCAGTCTCTCGCCCAGCCTCCGGCCGGGGGTGCCCCCATCTCGCTTCGCTCGCACACGAAGACGGCCGTCCCCGGGATCAGGTTCCCGCGCAGGGGCGACCAGCCGCCCCACTCGGAGGTGTTCCAGGCCGGCCACTCCGGCTCCACCAGGTCCACCAGCCGCAGGCCCGACGTCACGACGTCCCGGACCCGGTCGCCGATCGTGCGGTGGTGCTCGACGTAGACCGCGCGGCCCTCGTCGTCCTGCTCGACATAGGGCGTGCGGTCGAAGTACGACCCCGACACCGACAGCCCCTCGGGCCCCGGCTCGTCCGGGAAGGCCCAGCGGATCGGGTGCGTCACCGAGAAGACGAGGCGGCCCCCGGGCCGCAGCACCCGGCGCACCTCCCGCAGGACCAGGCGCGGGTCGGCCACGAAGGGCAGCGCCCCGTACGCCGAGCAGACCAGGTCGAACGAGCCGTCCGCGAAGGGCAGCGCACCGGCGTCGGCGCACACCAGGGGGAAGGGGCCGCCGATGCGCAGCGCGTGCTGCAACTGCCGGTGCGAGATGTCCAGGGCGACCGGCCGGGCACCCTGGCCGGCCAGCCAGCGCGAGCACTGCGCCGCGCCCGCGCCGATCTCCAGGACGTCCTTGCCCTTGAGCTCCTCCGGCGGGCCGAGCAGCTCGGCCTCCACCTCGTCGAGCCCCTCGGGGCCCCACACGAACCGGTCGTCCCCGAGGAACGTGCCGTGCTCGACCTGATACTCGTCCGCGTTACGGTCCCACCAGCCACGATTGGCGCGGGAGCTCTCCGCGACCCCGGCGGCACGCCGGGTCGCCTCGGGTTCGGACGTTTCGAACTCTTGGATGATCGGCTCCCTCGTCGTACTCTTCCGTCCAGCTCGCTCCGGTGGCTTCACGAAGGGGTGCTGCAGGGCCCGCGTGGCCTCGGAAGACAGGACTTGTGCCGGTTATGCGGCGATCTGCCCCGGGTGGGCGGCTTCGCGCATTGACCCTGCCCGGCTGCCCCCGTATGCTACAAGTTGCGCTGCGGGCCTGCGCACCTCAGACGTAGCAGGTTGCGCTCGCATCTGTATGTATGTCCCCTCGGTTCTCGAGGCGCCACCGTTTTTCTGTGGCGCTTCCTTGGCTGTCCGGCTTCTGCAGAGCGAAACGGGCTTCCGGCGTAGCAGTACCTACGACTTCAATGTCCGTACCGGAGCCCTTTCCCACATGACGAGCAGCACCGAGACCACCGCAACGACCCCGCAGGTTGCGGTCAACGACATCGGTAACGAGGAAGCCTTCCTCGCCGCGATCGACGAGACGATCAAGTACTTCAACGACGGCGACATCGTCGACGGCGTCATCGTGAAGGTCGACCGGGACGAGGTCCTGCTCGACATCGGTTACAAGACCGAAGGTGTGATCCCGAGCCGCGAGCTCTCGATCAAGCACGACGTCGACCCCAACGAGGTCGTCGCCGTCGGTGACGAGATCGAGGCCCTTGTTCTCCAGAAGGAGGACAAGGAAGGCCGCCTGATCCTCTCGAAGAAGCGCGCCCAGTACGAGCGTGCCTGGGGCACCATCGAGAAGATCAAGGAAGAGGACGGGATCGTCACCGGTACCGTCATCGAGGTCGTCAAGGGTGGTCTCATCCTCGACATCGGCCTCCGTGGCTTCCTCCCGGCCTCCCTGGTCGAGATGCGCCGCGTTCGCGACCTCCAGCCCTACGTGGGCAAGGAGCTCGAGGCCAAGATCATCGAGCTGGACAAGAACCGCAACAACGTGGTCCTGTCCCGCCGTGCCTGGCTCGAGCAGACCCAGTCCGAGGTCCGCCAGACGTTCCTCACGACCCTCCAGAAGGGTCAGGTCCGTTCCGGTGTGGTCTCCTCGATCGTCAACTTCGGTGCCTTCGTGGACCTGGGTGGCGTCGACGGTCTGGTCCACGTCTCCGAGCTCTCCTGGAAGCACATCGACCACCCCTCCGAGGTTGTCGAGGTCGGCCAGGAAGTCACCGTCGAGGTCCTCGACGTCGACATGGACCGCGAGCGTGTCTCCCTGTCGCTGAAGGCGACCCAGGAAGACCCGTGGCAGCAGTTCGCCCGCACCCACCAGATCGGCCAGGTCGTGCCCGGCAAGGTCACGAAGCTGGTTCCGTTCGGTGCGTTCGTCCGCGTGGACGAGGGCATCGAGGGTCTGGTCCACATCTCCGAGCTGGCCGAGCGCCACGTGGAGATCCCGGAGCAGGTCGTCCAGGTCAACGACGAGATCTTCGTCAAGGTCATCGACATCGACCTCGAGCGTCGTCGCATCAGCCTCTCGCTGAAGCAGGCCAACGAGTCCTTCGGTGCCGACCCGGCCGCGGTCGAGTTCGACCCGACCCTGTACGGCATGGCCGCGTCCTACGACGACCAGGGCAACTACATCTACCCCGAGGGCTTCGACCCCGAGACCAACGACTGGCTCGAGGGTTACGAGAAGCAGCGCGAGGAGTGGGAGCGCCAGTACGCCGAGGCGCAGACCCGCTTCGAGCAGCACCAGGCGCAGGTCATCAAGTCCCGCGAGGCCGACGCCGCTGCCGCGGCCGAGGGCGGCGACACCGCGGGTGCGGCTCCGGCCGCGAGCGGTGGCGGTTCGTACTCCTCCGAGGGCCCGGACAACTCCGGCGCGCTGGCTTCGGACGAGGCGCTTGCCGCGCTTCGCGAGAAGCTGGCCGGTGGGCAGAGCTGAACGCCCACTGAGCTGTAGCTCCTGACTGAGGGGCCGTACCTTTCGAGGTGCGGCCCCTCAGTGCTGCTCGGGAGCGGCGGTCGCATGTCGGCTGCCGGCCCGGTGGGGGCTGGTCGCGCAGTTCCCCGCGCCCCTTCAGGGCGTCGTCCCGCCGGCAAGATCATGAGTCTCCTCCTCCGGGAATGCCCACGGCCGCAAGGGTGTTGTGGAGTATGAACACGAGGAGGAGCGGTCACTGTGCTTGATCCGCAGGGTTTGTACGCATGGGAGCCGAAGGGGCTGGCTGTCGTCGACATGGCGCTCGCCCAGGAGTCGGCCGGTCTTGTCATGCTCTACCACTTCGACGGATACATCGACGCGGGGGAGACGGGCGACCAGATCGTCGACCGGCTGCTCGACTCGCTGCCCCACCAGGTCGTCGCCCGCTTCGACCACGACCGGCTCGTGGACTACCGGGCCCGACGCCCGCTGCTGACCTTCAAGCGCGACCGCTGGAGCGACTACGAGGACCCCGCCATCGAGGTGCGGCTCGTGCAGGACGCCACCGGAGCGCCGTTCCTGCTGCTGTCCGGCCCCGAGCCCGACGTGGAGTGGGAGCGCTTCGCCGCGGCCGTGCAGCAGATCGTGGAGCGGCTCGGTGTCCGTCTGTCCGTGAACTTCCACGGCATCCCCATGGGCGTCCCGCACACCCGGCCCGTGGGTCTCACCCCGCACGGCAACCGCACCGACCTGGTCCCGGGCCACCGCAGCCCGTTCGAGGAGGCGCAGGTGCCCGGCAGCGCCGAGTCCCTCATCGAGTACCGCCTGCTCCAGGCCGGGCACGACGTCCTCGGTGTCGCCGCCCACGTCCCGCACTACATCGCCCGCTCCCCGTACCCGGACGCGGCGCTGACGGTGCTGGAGGCCATCACGGCGGCGACCGGACTGGTGCTGCCCGGTATCGCCCACGCCCTGCGCTCCGACGCCCACCGCACCCAGACGGAGATCGACCGGCAGATCCGCGAGGGCGACGAGGACCTCACCGCCCTGGTCGAGGGCCTTGAGCACCAGTACGACGCCGTCGCGGGCGCCGAGACCCGCGGCAACATGCTCGCCGAGCCGGTGGACATCCCGTCGGCCGACGAGATCGGCAAGGAGTTCGAACGCTTCCTGGCGGAACGAGAGGGCGACGCCTGACGCGCCCCGCAGGGGCGCGGGGAACCGCGCGACCGGCTCCGTACGGCCCGCACTTTCCACACGGCCTCCCCAGCCGCCCTCCAAGCGGAGCGTCTAGGCTTCCTGGCATGTTGAAGGTGGGCCTGACCGGCGGCATCGGTGCCGGCAAGAGTGAGGTGTCACGGCTGCTCGTCGAGTGCGGGGCCGTGCTGATCGACGCGGACCGCATCGCGCGGGAGGTCGTCGCACCGGGGACCCCGGGTCTCGCCGCGGTCGTGGAGGCCTTCGGCGAGCAGGTGCTCGCCCCCGACGGCGGCCTCGACCGCCCCAAGCTGGGATCCATCGTCTTCGCCGACGCGGCGAAGCTCGCCACCCTCAACTCGATCGTGCACCCGCTGGTGGGCGCCCGCTCCCGCGAGCTGGAGGAGGCCGCCGCCGACGACGCGGTCGTCGTCCACGACGTCCCGCTCCTCACGGAGAACGGCCTCGCACCGCTGTACGACCTCGTCATCGTCGTCGACGCGGCCCCCGAGACCCAACTCGACCGGCTCGTACGGCTGCGCGGCATGACCGAGGAGGACGCGCACGCGCGGATGGCCGCCCAGGCGACGCGCGAGCAGCGCCGGGAGATCGCGGACGTCGTCATCGACAACGACGTCCCGCTGGAGGAACTGGAGCGCCGCGTGAAGGACGTGTGGGCCGAGCTGACGCGCAGGTCCCACGCGTCCCGGCCGGACCCTCGGTGACGACCGGCTCCTCAGTGGCGGCCGGCCCCTCAGTGGCGGCCGGTCCTTGAGTGACGAGAGGTCCCTCAGGAATAGCGGCACCCCGAGGGGGCGTTGAACCTTTCCCGTGAGGGAAGGACTCTGCCGTGCCCGAGACCAGCGGTTCCACCGGACGTACCCCGGAGACGCACGTCATCGACTTCCGTGCCGCCGAGCAACTGCTCGCCGCGCGGGACCCGCGGGGCGCGGTGAAGCTGCTCGACGGAGTCATCGCCGCGCACCCGGAGAACACCGCCGCGCGACTGCTGCGCGCGCGTGCCTTCTTCGCGGCGGCGCAGCTGCGGCCGGCCGAGCTCGAGTTCTCGATCGTCCTGGAGCGGGAGCCGGACAACGCGTTCGCGCACTTCGCGCTCGCCCGCACCTATGAGCGGCAGAACCGCCCCGACCAGGCGAAACGCCATTTCCGTCTGGCGGCGGCGCTGGACCCGAACCCGCAGTTCCAGAAGGCCGCGCGCTTCGACTCGTGAGCGGCTGTCCCTCTCTGTCTCATCCGCTTCGTCTGCCTCGTCCGCCTCAGGGGTGGTCCTCGGGTGGCCGGTAGGGCGGGATGTCGGGGCCCGGCTGCCAATGCGGGCCCTGGCGGATGTGCCTGAGGACGACGACCAGGTCGATCGTGACGACCAGCAGCAGCACACCGCAGGCGATGGCCCAGCCGGTCCGCCCGGCGAGGGTGAACGCGACCGTGCCGAAGAGCGCCCAGACCAGCCCCCACACGCTCAGCCAGAAGCGCGCCCGCAGGGCACTGCGCGCGGTCGCCGGTTCACTGCCTGTACGCATCGCGATCTCCGCTCCTGCTTGCAACGTACTCCCCGCCGCGAACACGGACCACCAGGGGAGCTGGGGCCCGTGCGGGACATCGTTCACCCGGTCGGGTGAAGGCGGCCGGGAGAGGAACTGGCGTGCGGGCGTGGCCCGTTGGACGGGCATGGAGATGAAATTGCGTGAGGGGTACGAAGGGACAGGGCCC of the Streptomyces koelreuteriae genome contains:
- a CDS encoding class I SAM-dependent methyltransferase, with amino-acid sequence MKPPERAGRKSTTREPIIQEFETSEPEATRRAAGVAESSRANRGWWDRNADEYQVEHGTFLGDDRFVWGPEGLDEVEAELLGPPEELKGKDVLEIGAGAAQCSRWLAGQGARPVALDISHRQLQHALRIGGPFPLVCADAGALPFADGSFDLVCSAYGALPFVADPRLVLREVRRVLRPGGRLVFSVTHPIRWAFPDEPGPEGLSVSGSYFDRTPYVEQDDEGRAVYVEHHRTIGDRVRDVVTSGLRLVDLVEPEWPAWNTSEWGGWSPLRGNLIPGTAVFVCERSEMGAPPAGGWARD
- a CDS encoding PAC2 family protein, whose amino-acid sequence is MLDPQGLYAWEPKGLAVVDMALAQESAGLVMLYHFDGYIDAGETGDQIVDRLLDSLPHQVVARFDHDRLVDYRARRPLLTFKRDRWSDYEDPAIEVRLVQDATGAPFLLLSGPEPDVEWERFAAAVQQIVERLGVRLSVNFHGIPMGVPHTRPVGLTPHGNRTDLVPGHRSPFEEAQVPGSAESLIEYRLLQAGHDVLGVAAHVPHYIARSPYPDAALTVLEAITAATGLVLPGIAHALRSDAHRTQTEIDRQIREGDEDLTALVEGLEHQYDAVAGAETRGNMLAEPVDIPSADEIGKEFERFLAEREGDA
- a CDS encoding DUF6343 family protein produces the protein MRTGSEPATARSALRARFWLSVWGLVWALFGTVAFTLAGRTGWAIACGVLLLVVTIDLVVVLRHIRQGPHWQPGPDIPPYRPPEDHP
- a CDS encoding lytic transglycosylase domain-containing protein, which encodes MAAQFGRRLRKGAATTAVAAVAVAALSASQAPGVNDHGRQTAADATPSPDASASESSATGNSPYYTDLPPLKSPNPSPSTGTGPVTPGTSEAGIPATVLDAYKKAETALNEAKPGCNLPWQLLAAIGKVESGQARGGRVDADGTTTSPILGPQLDGNGFALIRDTDDGAYDGNSSYDQAVGPMQFIPSTWQWAGRDGNADGKKDPNNIYDAALAAGHYLCRFDWDLSDQDDLDRAILSYNNSREYLNLVMRWVEYYRKGTHEIPDGTGTLPDNRSDDGAGTSPSPSTPSTPTTPSNPTTPAPGNSKPKPDPRPSPPEKPGGGATTPKPPTDPGGTPTPPPSTPPTNTDTVDHLEDAGTAKLTAMAGDAFTKRISTRAETKAGKAVAKVRVRFTIIGSTDTTFTGGENVATVATNSSGVAVAPALQAGEKTGEVTVRATVVGRTVAGLDYKATVTERAADALARTGDAALTCAPGGEFANQVEVKATYKGAVADGVAATATLIKSADDPTATDKGPYFKDADGKAVRTLKALKTDSKGLLKLPKLYADDTTGTFLLRINTAGGATLTVELTVAAAETSSPSPSTSPDA
- a CDS encoding SPW_0924 family protein, translated to MRTLVAAATGLALAFAVVLTLTALGTPSGGTSPKPLLTTVPAHP
- a CDS encoding DUF4184 family protein, encoding MPFTLSHAAAVLPAVRTDGTGRGRLVPSVLVAGSFAPDMTYYAASVQSGAMEFGDVTHAFPGVFTVDVLIAWALVGLWLLMREPLVALLPRARQGRVAALVRCGAPRARVTPSLVVRWYVSAVLGALTHVVWDAFTHLDRWGMRLFPVLGREVAGSPLYWYLQYGGSAVAAVVIAVFVVRALRRMPVGEPVGVPVLAVRDRWAAGAVIGGFPLVGAVQRAAGWWAYWGSAAKPWEIIPTVCFGAGAGLVPALLLYAVVVRARRPVPALGGSDRAGDTEPSRPAAR
- a CDS encoding DUF3068 domain-containing protein, whose product is MRRKAALILLALAVFCTALSPLLRWYAFPRLAKVPANQYQDMVLEARDATLLDYGTMRAKKVPKVTIVQTLKGNVEASERIEESAGRDVVVWDGLSYVVGPDGEMVSKIPERYIFDAHTQEPVHATGESVDGDPVRREGIEFKWPFLTEKRAYQYFDAQARVTAPIHYQDTRTFRGLEVYYFEQTIPWTKVKIPKTLPVEGLTPESVAQTGTTRWYTTVRKFWVEPLTGAPVYGEEIHKEELRGGSLLGDREKVTAFAGHVKMREDYITHTVDLVKSQRLLILLMTSYLPWGFLTLGVLLLALALYLEARGRRPSGSVPRASEEPSQVSA
- the coaE gene encoding dephospho-CoA kinase, with amino-acid sequence MLKVGLTGGIGAGKSEVSRLLVECGAVLIDADRIAREVVAPGTPGLAAVVEAFGEQVLAPDGGLDRPKLGSIVFADAAKLATLNSIVHPLVGARSRELEEAAADDAVVVHDVPLLTENGLAPLYDLVIVVDAAPETQLDRLVRLRGMTEEDAHARMAAQATREQRREIADVVIDNDVPLEELERRVKDVWAELTRRSHASRPDPR
- a CDS encoding tetratricopeptide repeat protein; protein product: MPETSGSTGRTPETHVIDFRAAEQLLAARDPRGAVKLLDGVIAAHPENTAARLLRARAFFAAAQLRPAELEFSIVLEREPDNAFAHFALARTYERQNRPDQAKRHFRLAAALDPNPQFQKAARFDS
- the rpsA gene encoding 30S ribosomal protein S1 translates to MTSSTETTATTPQVAVNDIGNEEAFLAAIDETIKYFNDGDIVDGVIVKVDRDEVLLDIGYKTEGVIPSRELSIKHDVDPNEVVAVGDEIEALVLQKEDKEGRLILSKKRAQYERAWGTIEKIKEEDGIVTGTVIEVVKGGLILDIGLRGFLPASLVEMRRVRDLQPYVGKELEAKIIELDKNRNNVVLSRRAWLEQTQSEVRQTFLTTLQKGQVRSGVVSSIVNFGAFVDLGGVDGLVHVSELSWKHIDHPSEVVEVGQEVTVEVLDVDMDRERVSLSLKATQEDPWQQFARTHQIGQVVPGKVTKLVPFGAFVRVDEGIEGLVHISELAERHVEIPEQVVQVNDEIFVKVIDIDLERRRISLSLKQANESFGADPAAVEFDPTLYGMAASYDDQGNYIYPEGFDPETNDWLEGYEKQREEWERQYAEAQTRFEQHQAQVIKSREADAAAAAEGGDTAGAAPAASGGGSYSSEGPDNSGALASDEALAALREKLAGGQS